From one Silene latifolia isolate original U9 population unplaced genomic scaffold, ASM4854445v1 scaffold_70, whole genome shotgun sequence genomic stretch:
- the LOC141640010 gene encoding uncharacterized protein LOC141640010 produces MAYPAPPLPSTPPPPPPWQLSSSHLLLIPLTPPFLRLNSRSVILHARNVNSDPSRFDDDNVVFLRRRRRRRKPQGGNGRRSRQPRWWSDDHQDDDEEEGGILQQLVDNLWILQVFKSYGLFLPIILISLLIATGPKAFIMGSGIPFGLSLLAFAFNKLSQSLNYTLTSKPTPKYMHSRSHFDGKWDISMEDQNTQQQQTRQGEKNKSRNYRTRINSFGGWDELLTEHETERPSGTKQRFEMMTGKKLGSSLEER; encoded by the exons ATGGCGTACCCTGCTCCTCCCTTACCTTctactccaccaccaccaccaccatggcAACTCTCTTCCTCTCACTTGCTCCTTATTCCACTAACTCCTCCCTTCCTACGCCTCAATTCTCGCTCTGTCATTTTACATGCCCGGAACGTTAACTCTGATCCCTCGAGGTTCGACGACGACAATGTGGTGTTtctaaggaggaggaggagaagaagaaAACCCCAAGGAGGAAATGGTAGACGGTCGAGGCAGCCAAGATGGTGGTCTGATGATCATCAAGACGACGATGAAGAAGAGGGTGGTATTCTCCAACAACTAGTTGATAATCTCTGGATTCTTCAG GTGTTCAAATCGTATGGTTTATTCTTACCCATCATCTTGATATCCCTCCTGATAGCAACTGGACCAAAAGCCTTCATCATGGGCTCAGGCATCCCCTTTGGACTCTCCTTGCTCGCCTTTGCATTCAACAAGTTGTCACAATCACTAAATTATACCCTTACCTCTAAGCCTACGCCCAAATACATGCACTCAAGGTCGCACTTTGATGGAAAATGGGACATTTCCATGGAGGACCAGAATACCCAACAGCAACAAACTCGACAGGGTGAAAAAAACAAGAGCAGAAATTACAGAACGAGGATTAACAGTTTTGGTGGGTGGGACGAGTTGCTTACTGAACACGAAACAGAGAGGCCTTCTGGTACCAAACAAAGATTTGAGATGATGACGGGGAAGAAGCTAGGGAGTTCACTGGAAGAGAGATGA
- the LOC141640011 gene encoding carboxyl-terminal-processing peptidase 2, chloroplastic-like yields MWASTVVYSSALSSKFTLLYVKQPRPSVYRHSHHVQHLVFRRFCKPILSQHYGLYSLQFYKLIVGKSLEKCKRHPVVVVVARFVRFLVGVMLVMSVSLATTQTPSLALSEENRLFLEAWRTIDRAYVDKTFNGQSWFRYRENALRLDPMNTRQQTYMAIRKMVASLDDPFTRFLEPEKLKSLRSGTQNSLTGVGLSIGFPTGVDESPIGVVVISAAPGGPASRAGILPGDIILAIDDARTESMGIYDAANILQGPEGSSMELTIRSRGELKNVVLKREKVTLNPVKSRLCEIRSAKDTAKVGYIKLTSFTQNSSAAVKEAIETLQSKNVNAFVLDLRDNSGGLFPEGIEIAKIWMNKGVIVYICDSRGVRDIYDVDGNSALAPSEPLAVLVNKGTASASEILAGALKDNKRAVLYGEPTYGKGKIQSVFELSDGSGLVVTVARYETPAHTDINKVGIKPDHPLPASFPKDENDFCTCVQDSSSACFLDRQQLFSR; encoded by the exons ATGTGGGCTTCCACCGTTGTATACTCATCG GCCTTGTCCTCTAAATTTACGCTGCTATATGTCAAACAACCTCGTCCTTCTGTATATAGGCATTCCCATCATGTTCAACATTTGGTTTTTCGACGATTTTGTAAACCAATTTTATCCCAACATTACGGTTTGTATAGTCTccaattttacaaattaattgttGGGAAATCCTTGGAGAAATGCAAACGGCAtcctgttgttgttgttgttgcgcgCTTTGTCCGTTTCCTTGTCGGAGTCATGCTCGTAATGTCTGTTTCTCTTGCTACCACTCAAACTCCCTCAT TGGCGCTCTCTGAAGAGAATCGCCTTTTCTTAGAAGCGTGGAGGACAATTGATCGCGCATATGTTGATAAGACTTTTAATGGCCAAAGTTGGTTCCGTTATAGAGAGAATGCCCTTCGCCTTGACCCAATGAACACTCGACAGCAGACAT ACATGGCGATAAGAAAGATGGTTGCTTCACTGGATGATCCTTTCACTCGTTTTCTGGAGCCTGAGAAGCTGAAGAGTTTACGT TCAGGAACTCAGAACTCTCTTACGGGTGTAGGACTGTCCATTGGCTTCCCTACTGGCGTTGATGAATCACCAATTGGAGTTGTTGTAATCTCGGCTGCTCCTGGGGGTCCCGCTAGTAGGGCTGGCATTTTGCCTGGGGACATAATTCTGGCAATTGATGATGCACGTACAGAGAGCATGGGCATATATGATGCAGCTAATATCTTACA GGGACCCGAAGGAAGTTCGATGGAGTTAACAATTCGTAGCAGGGGTGAGCTTAAAAATGTTGTCCTGAA GAGAGAAAAAGTCACGTTGAACCCAGTCAAATCCAGATTATGTGAAATACGTTCAGCAAAGGATACTGCAAAAGTAGGATATATCAAATTAACATCATTTACTCAGAATTCTTCTG CTGCTGTCAAAGAAGCTATAGAGACACTGCAAAGTAAAAATGTTAATGCTTTCGTGCTTGATCTTCGAGATAATAG TGGTGGTCTCTTCCCTGAGGGCATTGAGATAGCCAAAATATG GATGAACAAAGGAGTTATTGTGTATATTTGTGATAGCCGTGGTGTTCGTGATATATATGACGTTGATGGAAACAGTGCTCTAGCACCTTCAGAACCTCTTGCTGTTCTG GTGAACAAGGGCACTGCAAGTGCTAGTGAAATATTGGCAGGGGCATTAAAGGACAACAAGCGAGCTGTGCTTTATGGAGAGCCTACCTACGGCAAAGG CAAAATACAGTCGGTTTTTGAGCTATCGGATGGATCTGGCTTGGTGGTCACTGTTGCTCGCTATGAAACTCCCGCTCACACGGATATTAACAAG GTGGGAATCAAACCCGATCATCCTCTACCAGCATCATTTCCCAAGGACGAGAACGACTTCTGCACATGCGTCCAGGATTCCTCATCAGCTTGCTTTCTGGACAGGCAACAGCTCTTTTCAAGATGA